In Halorhabdus rudnickae, the following proteins share a genomic window:
- a CDS encoding isochorismate synthase, whose protein sequence is MESARADVVESDEDGEPLVVRGEAIADGMSLPVLAADGDERGSIVWQGPDERVLAMGAAETITASGPGRFESVRRRAATLFADRDVPTELPAFARPRLFGGFAFHEGRTERHDDPDWTGFPDARFVLPAVSLIERDGERWLTASAHGPNAESEAERTLERWRCRLEDGGERHSEPPGIAGRHQLPDRDAWTAQVEAALERVDRGTLRKVVLAGAQSVDLEGDLSVPAVIERLASTYPDCVRFAFRPEQPGAGTFFGATPERLVSRRGRTVETTALAGSAGRGETTDEDAWLADRLRSSGKDRHEHALVVEAIREQLEDVAETVETGDRTIRKLATVQHLQTPITATLETDVHVLSLVAALHPTPAVGGLPPDAALSAIREAEAFDRGWYAAPIGWFDPTGDGEFAVGIRSALARDRNATLFAGAGIVADSDPDAEWDEIHLKYRPILDALR, encoded by the coding sequence ATGGAGTCAGCGCGCGCCGACGTGGTTGAATCCGACGAGGACGGCGAACCGCTCGTCGTTCGCGGCGAGGCCATCGCCGACGGGATGTCTCTCCCCGTGCTCGCGGCGGACGGGGACGAGCGGGGGTCTATCGTCTGGCAGGGACCTGATGAACGCGTTCTGGCGATGGGTGCCGCGGAAACGATCACCGCGAGTGGCCCGGGACGGTTCGAGTCTGTCCGTCGCCGCGCAGCGACGCTGTTTGCCGACCGGGACGTCCCGACGGAGCTGCCGGCGTTCGCACGACCGCGGCTGTTCGGCGGATTCGCCTTCCACGAGGGGAGGACCGAACGACATGATGATCCCGACTGGACCGGATTCCCCGACGCACGCTTCGTTCTCCCGGCCGTCAGCCTGATCGAACGCGACGGAGAACGATGGCTGACCGCGAGTGCGCACGGACCCAACGCCGAGAGCGAGGCCGAGCGGACGCTCGAACGGTGGCGCTGTCGGCTGGAAGACGGGGGCGAGCGCCACAGTGAACCGCCGGGCATCGCCGGTCGACACCAGCTCCCGGATCGCGACGCATGGACGGCACAGGTCGAGGCAGCGCTCGAACGCGTCGACCGAGGCACTCTCCGAAAGGTGGTGCTCGCGGGGGCGCAGTCGGTCGACCTGGAGGGTGACCTGTCGGTGCCGGCCGTGATCGAGCGCCTGGCCTCGACGTATCCGGATTGCGTCCGGTTTGCCTTCCGTCCCGAGCAACCGGGTGCCGGGACGTTCTTCGGTGCGACGCCTGAACGGCTCGTGAGCCGTCGGGGCCGAACCGTCGAGACGACGGCGTTGGCCGGATCGGCGGGACGCGGCGAGACGACAGACGAAGACGCGTGGCTCGCCGACCGATTGCGTTCGAGCGGGAAGGACCGCCACGAACATGCCCTCGTGGTCGAGGCGATCCGAGAGCAACTCGAAGACGTCGCCGAAACGGTCGAGACCGGCGACCGGACGATCAGGAAGCTCGCAACCGTCCAGCACTTACAGACCCCGATCACGGCGACACTTGAGACGGACGTCCACGTGCTGTCGCTGGTGGCTGCGTTGCACCCGACGCCGGCGGTCGGCGGGTTGCCACCGGACGCGGCACTATCGGCGATCCGCGAGGCTGAAGCGTTCGACCGTGGCTGGTACGCCGCCCCGATCGGCTGGTTCGACCCGACGGGTGACGGCGAGTTCGCCGTCGGCATCAGGTCAGCGCTGGCTCGTGATCGGAACGCAACGCTGTTCGCCGGGGCCGGCATCGTCGCCGACAGCGACCCCGACGCCGAGTGGGACGAGATCCACTTGAAGTACCGACCGATTCTCGACGCGCTACGATGA
- a CDS encoding ribbon-helix-helix domain-containing protein — protein sequence MAKVEITVPEHLEMQIAQLVEEGEFLNREEAIEDLLSTGLKAYKTSGPIDDEEEPGFEDDGMMGHEDEYVF from the coding sequence ATGGCGAAAGTAGAGATCACAGTCCCGGAACATCTCGAGATGCAGATCGCACAACTGGTCGAAGAAGGGGAGTTCCTGAACCGCGAAGAAGCGATCGAAGACCTCCTCTCGACGGGATTGAAGGCCTACAAGACGAGTGGTCCAATTGACGACGAGGAAGAACCCGGATTCGAAGACGACGGGATGATGGGTCACGAGGACGAGTACGTGTTCTGA
- a CDS encoding UPF0058 family protein: protein MHKDELLELHEHMVQIKDYFREQDSVDGTLFDPYEELDVTPADVHMSKSEHKHAVFVLGNALANAMSEDEFSDAGRVGKRMKELAEDAESKL, encoded by the coding sequence ATGCACAAAGACGAACTTCTGGAGTTACACGAGCACATGGTCCAGATCAAGGACTACTTCCGCGAGCAGGACAGCGTCGACGGGACGCTGTTCGACCCCTACGAGGAGCTGGACGTCACGCCCGCGGACGTCCACATGTCCAAGAGCGAGCATAAACATGCCGTCTTCGTCCTCGGTAACGCACTCGCCAACGCGATGAGCGAAGACGAGTTTTCAGACGCCGGCCGTGTCGGCAAACGCATGAAGGAACTCGCCGAGGACGCCGAGAGCAAACTCTGA
- a CDS encoding enoyl-CoA hydratase/isomerase family protein: MAEPVRYRVTEAVTTVSIVDPDRRNILTPAVVEGLEEALTAGTDTRCLLLRGEGETFCAGGDLAGIVSHANGELTSDALLDRLERIDALIERLYRFPAPTVAAVEAPAFGIGGALVLACDLAIGAASAGIGFGFGRVGMAPGGGTSVLLPRAVGPSTARELLFTGELIDPDRAAALGLFDRVYPEQDFRTGVASFVDAIASDGRDPTLEAKRLLTENDGVSLSAAMAAERAAQRRLLGTDAQRERVRSFQDGGESGLENDPSTVDEE, encoded by the coding sequence ATGGCTGAACCGGTCCGCTACCGGGTCACCGAAGCGGTCACGACAGTGAGTATCGTCGATCCCGATCGACGGAACATCCTGACCCCGGCCGTCGTCGAGGGGCTGGAGGAAGCGCTGACTGCCGGCACAGACACGCGTTGTCTGCTGTTGCGTGGCGAAGGCGAGACCTTCTGTGCGGGCGGTGATCTGGCTGGCATCGTCAGTCACGCGAACGGAGAACTTACGAGCGACGCGTTGCTGGATCGTCTCGAACGGATCGACGCCCTGATCGAGCGGCTCTATCGGTTCCCGGCGCCCACCGTGGCGGCAGTCGAGGCGCCGGCTTTCGGCATCGGCGGCGCGCTGGTACTGGCCTGTGATCTCGCGATCGGCGCAGCCTCAGCCGGGATCGGTTTCGGCTTCGGCCGGGTCGGCATGGCCCCGGGTGGCGGAACGTCCGTGCTCCTCCCACGTGCAGTCGGACCGTCAACGGCCAGAGAATTGCTGTTTACCGGCGAACTCATCGATCCGGATCGTGCAGCGGCCCTGGGACTGTTCGATCGGGTCTACCCGGAGCAAGACTTCAGGACGGGAGTCGCGTCGTTCGTCGACGCGATCGCGAGTGACGGCCGTGATCCAACGCTGGAAGCCAAGCGTCTCCTCACTGAAAATGACGGGGTCTCGCTGTCCGCCGCGATGGCGGCCGAACGGGCGGCCCAGCGTCGGCTTCTCGGAACGGACGCACAAAGAGAGCGCGTGCGATCGTTTCAGGACGGCGGGGAGTCGGGACTCGAGAACGACCCGTCGACAGTCGACGAGGAATGA
- a CDS encoding cryptochrome/photolyase family protein: MRIHWHRRDLRLADNRGLAGDGIDASGPVLGAFVLDPTVLEHAGPPRVAFVLDALASLREAYRQAGSDLVVRRGEPAEVLPELAVEHDIDAVTWNRDYSGLTRGRDSAVRQALADAGVTREAVHDAVHHEPGTIRTNDGDPYQVFTYFWRKWRDREKAEPIDAPTADDLASVEDDVPLPTLEALGVPEPEAAVPDASPATARRLLEDFCTENIYRYEERRDYPADGCTSQLSPHLKFGTIGVREVYDATETAHDTAPDEAARESVTEFQSQLAWREFYTQVLWFNPGVVTENYKAYENPIEWRDDPTGLQAWKDGETGYPIVDAGMRQLRAEAYMHNRVRMIVASFLTKDLLIDWREGYEWFREKLVDHDTANDNGGWQWAASTGTDAQPYFRIFNPMTQGERYDPDAEYIREYVPELAGVPADVIHSWHELDPGAREMHAPEYPAPIVDHGERREQALSTFERARGEE; this comes from the coding sequence ATGCGCATACACTGGCACCGGCGGGACCTCAGGCTCGCGGACAACCGAGGTCTCGCTGGTGATGGGATCGACGCGTCCGGCCCCGTTCTGGGGGCCTTCGTGCTCGATCCGACCGTTCTGGAACACGCTGGGCCGCCACGCGTCGCGTTCGTCCTCGACGCCCTCGCGTCGTTACGTGAGGCCTACCGCCAAGCGGGGAGTGATCTCGTCGTCCGCCGAGGCGAGCCAGCCGAGGTCCTCCCGGAACTGGCCGTCGAGCACGACATCGACGCCGTCACCTGGAACCGCGACTACTCGGGGCTGACCCGGGGTCGGGACAGCGCTGTCCGGCAGGCGCTCGCCGACGCGGGGGTAACGCGGGAGGCAGTTCACGACGCAGTCCACCACGAGCCGGGGACGATCCGGACCAACGACGGCGACCCCTACCAGGTGTTTACCTACTTCTGGCGGAAGTGGCGCGACCGCGAGAAGGCTGAACCGATCGATGCTCCGACAGCGGACGACCTGGCGTCGGTCGAAGACGACGTGCCCTTACCGACCCTGGAGGCGCTGGGCGTTCCCGAACCGGAGGCGGCGGTCCCCGATGCGAGCCCGGCCACAGCACGGCGCCTGCTCGAGGACTTCTGTACCGAGAACATCTACCGCTACGAGGAGCGACGAGACTATCCAGCCGATGGCTGTACGTCTCAGCTATCACCACACCTGAAATTCGGAACGATCGGTGTCCGGGAAGTCTACGATGCGACCGAGACGGCTCACGACACAGCGCCGGACGAAGCGGCCCGCGAGTCCGTGACCGAGTTCCAGTCTCAGCTGGCCTGGCGGGAGTTCTACACCCAGGTGTTGTGGTTCAATCCCGGAGTCGTCACGGAAAACTACAAGGCGTACGAGAATCCGATCGAGTGGCGGGACGATCCGACGGGACTGCAAGCGTGGAAAGACGGCGAGACGGGGTATCCGATCGTCGACGCCGGAATGCGCCAGCTACGAGCGGAGGCGTACATGCACAACCGCGTCCGGATGATCGTCGCTTCGTTCCTGACGAAGGACTTGCTGATCGACTGGCGTGAGGGGTATGAGTGGTTCCGGGAGAAGCTGGTCGATCACGACACGGCCAACGACAACGGCGGCTGGCAGTGGGCCGCCTCGACGGGAACGGACGCCCAACCGTACTTCCGGATCTTCAACCCGATGACCCAGGGCGAGCGCTACGATCCCGACGCCGAATACATACGCGAGTATGTCCCCGAACTCGCAGGCGTCCCGGCTGACGTGATCCACTCCTGGCACGAACTCGATCCCGGGGCGCGAGAGATGCACGCCCCCGAATATCCGGCACCGATCGTCGATCACGGCGAACGCCGCGAGCAAGCACTCTCTACCTTCGAACGGGCGCGCGGCGAGGAGTAG
- the sod gene encoding superoxide dismutase, producing the protein MSERSDPALPPLPYDYDALEPHISEQVLEWHHDTHHQGYVNGLDAAEETLAENRASGDHSSTGGALGNVTHNGSGHYLHTLFWENMSPNGGGEPEGELRDRIEADFGSYDAWKAEFEAAAGAAGGWALLVYDPVGKQLRNVAVDKHDNGALWGSHPIMALDVWEHSYYYDYGPDRGSFIDAFFEVVNWEKVDEEYAKCLDHFE; encoded by the coding sequence ATGTCAGAGCGATCCGACCCCGCACTCCCGCCCCTGCCGTACGACTACGACGCCCTCGAACCGCACATCTCCGAGCAGGTTCTCGAGTGGCATCACGACACCCATCATCAGGGCTACGTCAACGGTCTCGATGCCGCCGAGGAGACGCTCGCCGAGAACCGCGCGTCGGGCGACCACAGCTCGACCGGCGGTGCGCTGGGCAACGTCACCCACAACGGTTCAGGGCACTACCTGCACACGCTGTTCTGGGAGAACATGTCCCCGAACGGCGGTGGCGAGCCCGAGGGTGAGCTTCGAGACCGCATCGAGGCAGACTTCGGATCGTACGACGCCTGGAAGGCCGAGTTCGAGGCCGCCGCGGGTGCCGCCGGTGGCTGGGCGCTGTTGGTGTACGACCCCGTTGGCAAGCAACTCCGGAACGTCGCGGTCGACAAACACGACAACGGCGCGCTGTGGGGCTCCCATCCGATCATGGCACTCGACGTCTGGGAGCACTCCTATTACTACGACTACGGCCCAGACCGCGGTAGCTTCATTGACGCCTTCTTCGAGGTCGTCAACTGGGAGAAAGTAGACGAAGAATACGCGAAGTGTCTCGACCACTTCGAGTAA
- a CDS encoding DUF5827 family protein, which yields MPRPKADFDDLRPLEFREPAEVLDADRMYTIYEVSRLLQGIEPDAELDVETENVLLDWAIPWMLGHADAFVFAEPESDAEPGYYGLAPDT from the coding sequence ATGCCACGACCGAAAGCCGACTTCGACGACCTTCGACCGCTCGAGTTTCGGGAGCCCGCTGAAGTTCTGGATGCCGATCGAATGTACACCATCTACGAGGTTTCCCGGTTGCTCCAGGGCATCGAGCCCGACGCCGAACTCGATGTTGAAACCGAGAACGTTCTGCTGGACTGGGCGATACCCTGGATGTTGGGCCACGCTGATGCGTTCGTCTTCGCCGAACCCGAAAGTGACGCCGAACCCGGCTACTACGGCCTCGCTCCCGACACATGA
- a CDS encoding ATPase: protein MNLLVAGADRVDAGKTTFSVGLLEHTGSVGFKPRAGNDYWFDHDDYRRAVEQGRLYGKDAKRLAVAGPGDRRPELLNPIHRLWRPSPGSGSGLLGKTDREFLLDRVGDEYLRNGTVELPESALEQLPLGDATVVESTEQLNAIMERLHLPALDAIAREIDGSDRTVVESYGDIARPLSGFEPDAVAVVEPRRARIYPGRRYAKACTVAAGSAADGQLEERVPAVVELLDPTVSVELPPLGSDDRRNPAAVADAYEPAYDALLATAFE, encoded by the coding sequence ATGAACCTGCTCGTCGCGGGGGCCGACCGGGTCGACGCCGGCAAGACCACCTTTTCGGTGGGGCTGCTCGAACACACCGGCTCGGTCGGGTTCAAGCCGCGCGCCGGCAACGATTACTGGTTCGATCACGACGACTATCGCCGAGCGGTCGAGCAGGGCCGGCTCTACGGGAAAGACGCAAAGCGCCTGGCTGTAGCCGGTCCCGGCGACCGTCGCCCGGAGTTGCTGAATCCGATCCACCGCCTCTGGCGGCCGAGTCCCGGCAGTGGGTCGGGTCTGCTCGGGAAGACCGATCGGGAGTTCCTGCTCGACCGCGTCGGCGATGAGTACCTCCGCAACGGGACCGTCGAGCTGCCGGAATCTGCCCTCGAACAACTGCCGCTCGGGGACGCGACCGTCGTCGAGTCGACGGAACAACTCAACGCGATCATGGAGCGACTCCACCTCCCGGCACTCGATGCTATCGCCAGGGAGATCGACGGGAGCGACCGGACAGTCGTCGAGTCCTACGGAGACATCGCGCGGCCGCTGTCCGGGTTCGAACCCGACGCAGTCGCCGTCGTCGAACCGAGACGGGCGCGGATCTATCCCGGCCGACGGTACGCAAAGGCCTGTACGGTCGCCGCCGGCTCGGCAGCGGACGGACAACTCGAGGAACGCGTCCCGGCCGTCGTCGAGTTACTGGACCCGACGGTGTCCGTCGAACTGCCGCCGCTGGGGTCGGACGACCGACGGAATCCGGCGGCCGTCGCGGACGCATACGAACCTGCCTACGATGCACTGCTGGCGACCGCGTTCGAGTGA
- a CDS encoding MBL fold metallo-hydrolase gives MIDNLAVEADGFTSNVFLVTGERTVLVDAGNGFDVVEQIRERTEELDAVVLTHTHPDHVGNLEAVTDAFGVDVWGFDPDAPGVDHELAEEATITLGDDDYTVLHTPGHKDDHVCLYAPEPGILFAGDLIFENGGFGRTDLEEGDRQLLLESIDRLLQITDEDLSALHAGHGKSVTVDPYQTIELAHQAARMR, from the coding sequence ATGATCGATAACCTTGCAGTCGAGGCTGACGGATTCACGTCCAACGTGTTTCTGGTTACGGGGGAGCGAACCGTCCTCGTCGACGCCGGCAACGGCTTCGACGTCGTCGAGCAGATTCGTGAGCGGACCGAAGAACTGGATGCTGTGGTCCTGACGCACACACACCCCGACCACGTCGGGAACCTCGAAGCCGTCACCGACGCGTTCGGAGTCGACGTCTGGGGATTCGATCCGGACGCCCCGGGCGTCGACCACGAACTGGCCGAGGAGGCCACGATCACGCTCGGCGATGACGACTACACAGTCTTACACACACCCGGGCACAAAGACGATCACGTCTGTCTGTACGCCCCAGAGCCAGGGATCCTGTTCGCGGGCGATCTGATCTTCGAGAACGGCGGGTTCGGGCGAACCGATCTCGAAGAGGGGGATCGGCAGTTGCTCCTCGAGAGTATCGACCGACTTCTCCAGATCACCGACGAGGACCTCTCGGCACTCCACGCCGGCCACGGCAAGAGCGTGACCGTCGACCCCTATCAGACGATCGAACTCGCCCACCAGGCAGCCCGCATGAGGTAG
- a CDS encoding response regulator transcription factor: MSDSDPPVVLIVEDEPDVAETYNLWLQDEYEVRMAGNGSDALDLLDGDVDVVLLDRMMPGLSGDEVLDRIRDGDSDCRVAMVTAVEPDFDILEMGFDSYLTKPIRSQELHETVSNLLERSTYDDLLQQYYSLVEKQATLEATKNSAELAESDEYGQLSERVEELKGELSGTLGGVENDEDFIATLRELSNGDEH, encoded by the coding sequence ATGTCAGATTCCGACCCCCCAGTCGTCCTCATCGTCGAAGACGAACCGGACGTCGCCGAGACGTACAATCTCTGGCTGCAGGACGAGTACGAGGTTCGCATGGCCGGTAACGGGAGTGATGCCCTGGACTTGCTGGACGGCGATGTCGATGTCGTATTGCTCGATCGGATGATGCCTGGGCTCTCGGGCGATGAAGTCCTCGACAGAATCCGCGATGGCGACAGCGACTGCCGGGTTGCGATGGTGACGGCCGTCGAACCGGACTTCGATATCCTGGAGATGGGTTTTGACTCGTATCTCACCAAACCCATCAGGAGCCAGGAACTCCACGAGACGGTCTCGAACCTGCTCGAACGCTCGACGTACGACGACCTCTTACAGCAGTATTACTCTCTGGTGGAGAAACAGGCGACGCTGGAAGCCACGAAGAATAGCGCCGAACTCGCAGAGAGCGACGAGTACGGGCAACTCTCCGAGCGCGTCGAGGAACTCAAAGGAGAACTCTCTGGCACGCTCGGCGGCGTCGAGAACGACGAAGATTTCATCGCCACATTGCGGGAGTTGAGCAATGGCGACGAACACTGA
- a CDS encoding DUF7504 family protein, protein MATNTDRSGTMYDLSSVLDVDALESVRPGTSILISGPAMTGKQGLVYDILADGAGAGEGTVILSTGDRAGTVVEEFDGHVTADSFPLAVIDCAGDGTASDPEDSDIFVYHASSPGDLTGIGIGITEALETLHDRGVERGRLSLSSLSTMLTYTDRKTVFKLCHVLSSRLDAADYLGLFTIDASAHDEQTLQVIKQAFDGMIEIREREGVREARVRGLTSEPSEWLEL, encoded by the coding sequence ATGGCGACGAACACTGACCGATCTGGGACCATGTACGATCTATCATCAGTACTCGACGTCGACGCCCTCGAATCCGTCCGACCGGGAACGAGCATCCTGATCTCCGGGCCAGCCATGACCGGAAAGCAAGGGCTGGTCTACGACATTCTCGCAGACGGCGCTGGCGCGGGCGAGGGGACGGTTATCCTCTCGACCGGGGATCGGGCCGGAACTGTCGTCGAGGAGTTCGACGGCCACGTGACCGCCGATTCGTTCCCGCTTGCGGTTATCGACTGTGCCGGGGACGGAACCGCCAGCGATCCGGAAGACAGCGACATCTTCGTGTACCACGCGTCCTCTCCCGGCGACCTGACCGGCATCGGCATCGGGATCACCGAGGCCCTCGAGACGCTCCACGACCGGGGCGTCGAACGGGGTCGTCTCTCGCTGTCGTCGCTGTCGACGATGTTGACCTACACCGACCGCAAGACGGTCTTCAAGCTGTGTCACGTCCTGTCTTCACGGCTGGACGCCGCCGATTACCTCGGCCTGTTCACGATCGACGCCAGCGCGCACGACGAGCAGACGCTGCAAGTCATCAAACAGGCCTTCGATGGCATGATCGAGATCCGCGAACGTGAGGGCGTCAGGGAAGCACGCGTCCGCGGACTCACGTCCGAACCCAGCGAGTGGCTGGAACTATAA
- a CDS encoding DUF5788 family protein, giving the protein MDDSGDDTISDRRRDELLERVQRKSATVGQRLPESVEIQGTEMNLKEFVWETKRQGNVPPELRDRVRKVRAKLNAERKDRKQRLESADLTEAEAEELAQSIVGIDRAISALQNLHEPDLADSARQQEIESNRRWVSFLDNILD; this is encoded by the coding sequence ATGGACGACAGTGGGGACGACACGATCAGCGATCGTCGACGCGACGAGTTACTGGAGCGCGTCCAGCGCAAGAGCGCGACGGTCGGCCAGCGCCTCCCGGAGTCTGTCGAGATTCAGGGCACGGAAATGAACCTCAAGGAGTTCGTCTGGGAGACCAAACGCCAGGGGAACGTCCCGCCGGAGTTGCGCGATCGGGTCCGGAAAGTACGGGCGAAACTCAACGCCGAGCGCAAGGACCGCAAACAGCGCCTCGAATCAGCCGATTTGACGGAGGCCGAGGCCGAGGAACTCGCACAGTCCATCGTCGGCATCGACCGTGCGATCTCGGCACTGCAAAACCTTCACGAACCGGACCTGGCTGATAGCGCTCGACAGCAAGAGATCGAGAGCAATCGCCGGTGGGTCTCGTTCCTCGACAACATTCTGGACTGA